The window AAAAAAAAAATAAAGAAGATTTAATTATTAATGAATGTGAAGAGCTTAAAAACTTATTAATTAAGAAGAATAAAGATTATGGAAATAGTTATGATAAAACATTGGATGAGTACGGTATAAGCATAGGATTAATAAGAATAAAAGATAAATTAAACAGATTAAAAACTCTTATACTATCAAAAGA of the Brachyspira hampsonii genome contains:
- a CDS encoding nucleotide modification associated domain-containing protein, which codes for KKNKEDLIINECEELKNLLIKKNKDYGNSYDKTLDEYGISIGLIRIKDKLNRLKTLILSKEKPMVEESIIDTVFKTIQK